AATTTTCAGGATAATGAGGGAAAACAATTTGCACAAAGAGGGCAAAGAGAAAACCGAGGCCAGATGCAAAGAGGTGGAAAAAAGCAGATGCAAAGAGGCAATATGCTTAATTTTAGCGAGGAGCAAAAAGATCAGATGCAAGAGTTACGTATTGCTCATTTAAAAGACACTAAGAGTTTAAGAGATGAGGCCGAAGTGTTGAGATTGAAGCAAAGACAGATGATGACATCAGAAAATCCTGACAAAAATATGCTGGTATCCAATGTGAATGATCTTAGCAAAATTCAAACTCAATTGGCAAAAAAGAGATTTGATAATCAGTTAGAAATGAGGAAAATTTTAGACGAGGATCAGTTAGTGCTTTTCTTAAGTCACTCTGGCAATAGAAAAGGTTTTAAGCACCAACGAAGAGCTTTTTAATCATAGATTAGTTTTTTACAATAGCGAAAGAGGTTCCTGATTATTTAGGAACCTCTTTTTTATGTTTTGTTTATATCGCCTTAGAAAACATCTTATCCCCACCTTTTTGCGAATAGCGCAATTTGTTATCGAATGGTTTGGCAATGTTTCTCAGGAAAATCATGCCTAAGTCGGTAACTGTTAGTTTTTCTTCGTCTAGTTCTATTATTCCTTCCTCTTTCATTATAGTTAATTCTTCTATAATAGTTTCAGGAAGATATTTTTTCAGATCATCAGTAAAAAACAATTCACGGCGGCAGGTAATATCGAGAATTGCACGTTTTATGCTTACATCTTCCTTGGTAAGGAAATAGCCTTTTACCAAATCTAATTCGCCTTTACCAGCAGCGTTTTCGTAATCTTTAATGGCTTTAGTATTTTGCGCATAAGCATATTTTGCATCGGAGATTGACGAGGCTCCCAAACCAATTAAAAGTTCGGTGTGTGAAGTGTTGTACCCCATAAAATTTCGGTGTAGTCTCTTTTCTTCACGTGCCACAAACAATTCGTCGTGAGGCAGAGAGAAATGATCCATACCTATGTCGCTGTAATTTAATTCTGCCAGCCTTTCTTTACCCAAATCGTATAAAGCACGTTTGGCTGTACTATCGGGAATATCGGCATCGGTAAACATACGCTGACCTTTGGTTTTCCAAGGTACATGAGCATAAGAATAATAGGCAATTCTATCGGGTTTAAGCTCTGCAACCTTCTCGAAAGTATCTCTAACCGAGCTTAGCTTTTGTTTTGGTAATCCGTATATCAAATCAAAATTCACCGATTTGTAACCAATTTCTCTTGCAGCTTCGGTTACTTCTTTAACAACTTCGAAACTTTGTTTGCGATTAATAATATGCTGTACCTCAGGATCGAAATCCTGAACACCATAACTTACCCTTCTAAAACCCACATCGTATAATGCTTGTAGGTGTTCGCGAGTGGTATTGTTTGGATGTCCCTCGAAGCTAAATTCATAATCGGGATGCAAATCTGCATTTTCTTTTAATCCGTTAATTAGCTTTTTCAGATTTTTGGGACTAAAGAAAGTTGGTGTTCCGCCACCTAAATGTAATTCGCGAAGTAGAGGTCTATCGCCAAAAGTATTCAGGTAAATTTTCCATTCCTCTAAAACTGCCTCTATATAACTTTCTTCAAGATCATGATTTTTAGTAATCACTTTTGTGCAGGCACAATAGGTACACAGGCGTTCGCAATAGGGTAAGTGCACGTAAATACTAATTCCTTTGCTGGCATTCGATTCATCGAAACTACGTTTTACCACTTTTAGCCATTCCGAAACTTCGGGTTTTTTATCTCCCCAAAAAGGAACAGTAGGGTAGCTAGTATATCGTGGTACTGGTACGTTATATTTTTTGATTAAGAGTTCTTTGTCCATAAAAAAAGCTTTATCGGTATTTCATACAAAGATATCTTTTTTTATAAGAATTTAGAGTAATACAATTAGAATTGAGCATAGCTAAGTTGTAATTATTTGATAATAAAATATGCTTCTATTTTTTCTCATGTATTTACTATTTATTATATTTAAAAGAATACTTTATGATATAAACTGATTATTTATGACTGATAAGGATGAAACAAAGTTTAATTTATACAAAGCATTAGTTTTAAATTCGGGTGATGTAATGTTTTTGTTCGACCAGAAAGGTAAAATTCTTGAGGTAAATAATTCTGCATGTCAATATTTAAAATATTCAAGAGAGGAATTGTTAGATCTTTCTGTTCCTGATATTGCTCCTGAATTTCAAACACTAGGAATAATAGATGTTTATTTAAAAAAACTAGAGAAAAGTAAGTTTTTAAAAATAAAATCTACGAATAAAAGAAAAGATGGAAGTGTTTTTTCTTCAGAGATTAGTTTATCCTTACTTACTGATAATGGACAATATTTAGTATTTGGAATTGCCCGAGACATTTCAGAATATGAGCAGGACAAAAATAACTTATCGGATTATATTGATACATTAGATAGCATTCACTCAATTTTAGAACAAGCTGAAAATATTGAGGAAATGTTATCTGAAGTGCTTAGTTTAATACAAGAGGTTTTTAAAATAGATCGTGCTTTTATTATTTCGTCACCAAAATTAGAGGATCATTATGTGATTAATTCTTTTGAGATAGTTAAAAATCCGTTCAAGAAAATTTTTACCAATAAAAATGATCGAAATGATTTAGCATACAGTGAAAAGATTTATCAACAAATAAGAACAATTAAGTCTGATGTATATTTATCATCAACCTTTAAGGAAGCTGATAGCAATGTAGCACATTCCGAACTAATTGTTCCAATGTATAAAATTGGTGCTAATCCATATTTATTGGGAATACATCAATGTTCTTACGACCGAAAGTGGAGCGAATTAGAGCAAAAGTTATTCCTGGAAATTAGTCGTAGGTTATCCTATGCTATTGTTAGTATGTTTAGTAATTATAAAGTACAGCAGAGCGAGGAAAAATATAAAATACTATTCGATAATGCTCCTTTGGGCTATCATTCTTTAGATAAAAATGGAGATTTTGTAGATGTAAATCAAACCTGGCTTAATTTATTAGGTTATGAAAAAGATGAGGTAATTGGTAAAAATTATGCCGATTTACTTCATCCTGATTATTGCGAAAATTTTGTAAATAATTTTCCTAAACTAAAGTCCAGAGGTTATGTACATGATGTTCATTTTAAACTAAGACATAAAAATGGCAATTATATTCCTATTGCTCTAGAAGGCGGTACCGGATGTCATCCCGATGGCAGTTTTAAACAGACCTATTGTGTAATTCAGGATATTACTGCTAGAATTAAGGCAGAGGAAGAACTAAAGGCAAGTGAAGCAAAGCTGAGGTATTTTATTGAACAGGCTCCTTTTCCTCTTAGTTTGGTAAATAGCTTATCAAGAGAAGTGAACTATTTAAATAATAGTTTTTTAGATGTGTTTGGATATTCCCTCGAAGATATTTCTACTTTGGATAGGTGGTGGAAATTGGCATTTCCAAATCCCGATTATCGTGAATTTGTAATTAAAAAATGGGAAGATACCATTGGCTTAAATGCCGAGGCAAAAACAGATTCAATTTCTGAAGTATACAATATTTCTTGTAAAGATGGGAGTGTTAAACAAACATTAGTATCTGGAATTGCTCTTGGTAATGAGTTCTTAAGCATATTGGTAGATATATCTGCTCAGAAAAAAAATGAACAGGAATTAATTATTGCAAAGGAAAGAGCAGAAGAGAGTGAAAAGTTAAAATCGGCCTTCCTAGCAAATATGAGTCATGAAATTAGGACTCCAATGAATGGAATTCTGGGTTTTGCAGATTTATTAAAATCACCAAAATTGAGTGGTGAGAAACAACAAAAATACATAGATATTATTCTTAAAAGTGGCGATAGAATGCTATCTACAATAAATGATATTATTGAGGTTTCTAAAATTGAAACAAATCAGGTTCAACCATCAAATATTCAGGTAAATATTAATGCTGTTATCGATCATTATTATGATTTTTTTGAACCTGAAGTTAAAGAGAAAGAATTATCATTTAATTGCAGCAAAGCACTGCCAGCAGAACAGTCTGTTATTTTAACCGATCAGTTAATGTTAGATTCAATTTTGAGTAATCTAATAAAAAATGCAATTAAATATACTGTAACAGGAAGTATCGATTTTGGTTATCGTGATAAGGGAAATTACCTCGAATTTTTTGTGAAAGATACGGGAATTGGAATTGCTGCCAATATGCAGAGTATAATTTTCGAAAGATTTAGGCAAGTTGATATTTCCAACGAAGGTACTATAGAAGGTGCAGGTTTAGGTCTTTCCATAAGTAAGGCTTATGTTGAGATGCTAGGAGGAAAAATCTCTCTTAAATCGGAACTTGGTAAAGGATCGGAATTTATATTTACAATTCCTGTAAAAAGAAGTGAATCGAAAAAAATAGATGTAGATAGATCAAGTTTTGTTTGTGAGATAGATGGTAAAAAACTAAAAGTTCTTATTGCCGAAGACGATGAGTATGCCAGAGAGTATTTATCTATTTTATTAAAACGGATAAGTGGCGAAATTTTATTGGCCGAAAATGGGGAAATGGCTGTTGAATTGGCTTCTAAACATTCTGATATAGACTTGATTTTAATGGATATGAAAATGCCAAAATTAAGTGGTTACGAGGCTACCAAACAAATTAGAGAGAATAATAAAACGGTTCCTATAATAGCACAAACAGCTTTTGCACTTGCTGGCGATCGTGAAAAAACTTTACAGGCGGGTTGTAATGATTTTATATCCAAACCTGTTAGTGCTGATCATTTATATGGCGCAGTTAATCGCTTGATTTATAGCAAGTAAAATTAATATATAAAAAATGCCAGCTCAATAGAGATGGCATTTTGAAATAATATGATTTGTTTCTTAAAATTTTCTAAATCCGAATAATCTGCGAACTTCTTCCAATGTTTTAACGGCACTTTCGCGAGCTTTTTCAGCTCCTTCCTGTGTTACTTTTCTTAGGTAAGCATCATTTTGTGAGATATCTAAAAATCGTTCTCTAATTGGAGTGGTAAAATTAATGATATCTTCGGCCAATTGCTTTTTCATATCTCCGTAACGAATTTCGCAATTGTTGTATTTATCGTTGAAAAAGTTGTAAGTATCTTTCTCCGAAACCACATCCATTAAAGTAAAAAGGTTTTGAATGGCTTCAGGTTTTTCCTGATTCATTTCTGTTGGACCACTATCCGAAACTGCTTTCATTACTTTTTTACGAATATCTTTCGGATCTTCCACTAAGCCAATGGCATTTCCTTCCGATTTACCCATTTTTCCAGATCCATCTAATCCGGGAATTTTTATAAATTCACCAGTAAATGAATAAGGTTGAGGAATTGGGAAAGTTTCTTCTCCGTATGAGTTGTTAAATCTCTTAGCAAACTTACGAGCCATTTCTAAATTTTGCTCCTGATCTTTTCCAACAGGTACATACTTTGCTTTGTGAATTAAAATATCAACAGCCATTAAAACCGGATAAGTTAACAAGCCAGCATTTACATTTTCTGGATTTTTACGCGCTTTATCTTTAAAAGAAGTAGTACGCTCCAATTCCCCTAAATAAGCATTCATGTTCATTAACAA
This genomic interval from uncultured Marinifilum sp. contains the following:
- the trpS gene encoding tryptophan--tRNA ligase; translation: MDTVVSGIRSTGNLHLGNYFGAVKNFVQMQNDNNCFFFIADWHSLTTHPNPADLHQKVKHVLAEYLACGIDPEKASIYVQSDVPEIPELYLLMNMNAYLGELERTTSFKDKARKNPENVNAGLLTYPVLMAVDILIHKAKYVPVGKDQEQNLEMARKFAKRFNNSYGEETFPIPQPYSFTGEFIKIPGLDGSGKMGKSEGNAIGLVEDPKDIRKKVMKAVSDSGPTEMNQEKPEAIQNLFTLMDVVSEKDTYNFFNDKYNNCEIRYGDMKKQLAEDIINFTTPIRERFLDISQNDAYLRKVTQEGAEKARESAVKTLEEVRRLFGFRKF
- the hemN gene encoding oxygen-independent coproporphyrinogen III oxidase, whose translation is MDKELLIKKYNVPVPRYTSYPTVPFWGDKKPEVSEWLKVVKRSFDESNASKGISIYVHLPYCERLCTYCACTKVITKNHDLEESYIEAVLEEWKIYLNTFGDRPLLRELHLGGGTPTFFSPKNLKKLINGLKENADLHPDYEFSFEGHPNNTTREHLQALYDVGFRRVSYGVQDFDPEVQHIINRKQSFEVVKEVTEAAREIGYKSVNFDLIYGLPKQKLSSVRDTFEKVAELKPDRIAYYSYAHVPWKTKGQRMFTDADIPDSTAKRALYDLGKERLAELNYSDIGMDHFSLPHDELFVAREEKRLHRNFMGYNTSHTELLIGLGASSISDAKYAYAQNTKAIKDYENAAGKGELDLVKGYFLTKEDVSIKRAILDITCRRELFFTDDLKKYLPETIIEELTIMKEEGIIELDEEKLTVTDLGMIFLRNIAKPFDNKLRYSQKGGDKMFSKAI
- a CDS encoding PAS domain S-box protein gives rise to the protein MTDKDETKFNLYKALVLNSGDVMFLFDQKGKILEVNNSACQYLKYSREELLDLSVPDIAPEFQTLGIIDVYLKKLEKSKFLKIKSTNKRKDGSVFSSEISLSLLTDNGQYLVFGIARDISEYEQDKNNLSDYIDTLDSIHSILEQAENIEEMLSEVLSLIQEVFKIDRAFIISSPKLEDHYVINSFEIVKNPFKKIFTNKNDRNDLAYSEKIYQQIRTIKSDVYLSSTFKEADSNVAHSELIVPMYKIGANPYLLGIHQCSYDRKWSELEQKLFLEISRRLSYAIVSMFSNYKVQQSEEKYKILFDNAPLGYHSLDKNGDFVDVNQTWLNLLGYEKDEVIGKNYADLLHPDYCENFVNNFPKLKSRGYVHDVHFKLRHKNGNYIPIALEGGTGCHPDGSFKQTYCVIQDITARIKAEEELKASEAKLRYFIEQAPFPLSLVNSLSREVNYLNNSFLDVFGYSLEDISTLDRWWKLAFPNPDYREFVIKKWEDTIGLNAEAKTDSISEVYNISCKDGSVKQTLVSGIALGNEFLSILVDISAQKKNEQELIIAKERAEESEKLKSAFLANMSHEIRTPMNGILGFADLLKSPKLSGEKQQKYIDIILKSGDRMLSTINDIIEVSKIETNQVQPSNIQVNINAVIDHYYDFFEPEVKEKELSFNCSKALPAEQSVILTDQLMLDSILSNLIKNAIKYTVTGSIDFGYRDKGNYLEFFVKDTGIGIAANMQSIIFERFRQVDISNEGTIEGAGLGLSISKAYVEMLGGKISLKSELGKGSEFIFTIPVKRSESKKIDVDRSSFVCEIDGKKLKVLIAEDDEYAREYLSILLKRISGEILLAENGEMAVELASKHSDIDLILMDMKMPKLSGYEATKQIRENNKTVPIIAQTAFALAGDREKTLQAGCNDFISKPVSADHLYGAVNRLIYSK